The following proteins come from a genomic window of Vallitaleaceae bacterium 9-2:
- a CDS encoding WecB/TagA/CpsF family glycosyltransferase, with translation MKTRENILGVIFDNVTMQEAFNYGLGLFSRQTKSVIYTPNPEIVMAAYEDDDLKNNLNQADLVLPDGIGVVIGSKLIGRPLKERVAGFDFIQQLFAALKDTDYTVYFFGSKEGVAELAAEKMKKKYPGLSIAGTWHGYEKDTEKVIADINRVKPDLLLVGLGAPRQEQWISQNKERIDAKVFAGIGGSFDGMAGVVKRAPDIFIRLNLEWFYRLLKQPTRFKRMLKLPLFLIKVIIEGRNYT, from the coding sequence ATGAAAACTAGAGAGAATATTTTAGGTGTGATTTTTGACAATGTCACGATGCAAGAAGCGTTTAACTATGGACTTGGTTTGTTTTCACGACAAACCAAGTCAGTTATTTACACTCCGAATCCGGAGATTGTTATGGCGGCTTATGAGGATGATGACCTTAAGAACAACCTTAATCAAGCTGATTTAGTATTGCCGGATGGAATTGGAGTGGTTATTGGGTCAAAGCTCATAGGCAGACCTTTAAAAGAGAGAGTTGCAGGATTTGATTTTATCCAACAACTATTCGCAGCATTAAAAGATACGGACTATACCGTATATTTTTTTGGCTCAAAAGAGGGCGTTGCAGAATTAGCGGCAGAAAAAATGAAAAAGAAATATCCGGGGCTTTCCATAGCTGGAACATGGCATGGATATGAAAAAGATACCGAGAAAGTTATTGCAGATATTAATCGAGTAAAACCGGACTTGTTATTAGTCGGTTTGGGTGCGCCAAGGCAGGAACAATGGATTTCACAAAACAAGGAGCGCATTGACGCAAAAGTATTTGCGGGCATCGGAGGATCGTTTGATGGTATGGCAGGCGTTGTTAAACGGGCGCCGGATATTTTTATACGGTTAAATCTTGAGTGGTTTTATCGCTTACTTAAGCAGCCGACACGATTTAAGCGTATGTTAAAGCTACCATTATTTTTAATAAAAGTGATTATTGAAGGACGAAATTACACGTAG
- a CDS encoding LCP family protein, with protein MAKKRKNRHIYLINKFIKIFFVSFVLLIIVASLGTYGYVQITSNKILEALKNNPITVNGTDDGIDEVLSEEDASHIVAKELTTVAIFGVDEDGYRTDVNMIAFFNHKLGDIDIISIPRDTKVRIPDDIYSEITKVRSDVKQYSRINAIPAYVSSKKRNDTSVEVLEQVFGVKIDYYVNMNLEGFKYIVDAVGPIYMDIPKPLKYSDPLQNLYINLDAGYQPLNGAQAEQLVRYRKGYANADIGRIDMQHEFMKAFMEQVLEPDKKFNMVTILETIFNHVTTNFTDAVDYLIYIDDISADKISMTTLPGAGSKTDGSYEYDQAASKELIEGIINKKEVVPVPENQNADGQEATNDEGTQEPEVEIEVDPIEILDPTEFAISVQNATNISGLAGRTKERLKTIGFDVVDASNYKDKSLKQTIIIAPVQEVGEALETHFNNPKITIDESLMDKEIQVIIAVGANDSDQ; from the coding sequence ATGGCTAAAAAGAGAAAAAACAGGCATATATATTTGATCAATAAATTCATAAAAATATTTTTTGTATCCTTTGTATTGCTAATTATAGTAGCATCTTTGGGAACGTATGGATATGTTCAAATAACAAGCAACAAGATTTTAGAAGCATTAAAAAATAATCCGATTACAGTGAATGGAACCGATGATGGTATTGACGAGGTGCTAAGCGAAGAAGATGCATCTCATATTGTGGCCAAGGAATTAACAACAGTAGCGATTTTTGGTGTAGACGAAGATGGTTATCGTACCGATGTGAATATGATTGCCTTTTTTAACCATAAGCTTGGAGATATTGATATTATATCTATCCCAAGAGATACAAAGGTCCGCATTCCGGATGATATTTATTCGGAGATAACAAAGGTACGTAGTGACGTAAAACAATATTCACGTATCAACGCGATACCGGCATATGTCAGTAGTAAAAAGCGTAATGATACTTCGGTTGAAGTGCTAGAGCAAGTGTTTGGCGTAAAAATTGACTACTATGTTAATATGAACTTGGAAGGATTTAAATATATTGTTGATGCAGTAGGTCCTATTTATATGGATATTCCAAAGCCTTTGAAATATAGTGACCCGCTACAGAATTTGTATATTAATCTTGATGCCGGATATCAGCCCCTTAATGGTGCTCAGGCCGAGCAATTAGTACGTTATCGCAAAGGGTATGCCAACGCAGACATCGGGCGAATCGATATGCAGCATGAATTTATGAAAGCATTTATGGAACAGGTGCTAGAGCCTGACAAAAAGTTTAATATGGTAACGATTTTAGAAACGATTTTTAACCATGTGACAACAAATTTTACTGATGCAGTGGACTATTTAATCTATATTGATGATATTTCTGCAGATAAGATAAGCATGACAACACTTCCTGGAGCTGGAAGTAAGACAGATGGATCTTATGAATATGATCAGGCGGCATCAAAAGAATTAATCGAAGGCATTATCAATAAAAAAGAGGTTGTTCCGGTACCGGAAAATCAAAATGCAGATGGTCAAGAAGCAACCAATGATGAAGGGACACAAGAACCAGAAGTTGAAATTGAAGTGGACCCAATTGAAATACTAGATCCAACAGAGTTTGCCATTTCTGTACAAAATGCAACGAACATCAGCGGATTAGCAGGACGTACAAAAGAGCGACTTAAAACCATAGGGTTTGATGTAGTGGATGCAAGTAATTATAAGGATAAATCCCTAAAGCAAACCATTATCATAGCACCGGTTCAAGAAGTGGGTGAAGCGTTAGAGACGCATTTTAATAATCCGAAAATTACAATTGATGAATCGTTGATGGACAAAGAAATTCAAGTGATTATTGCCGTTGGTGCCAATGACAGTGATCAATAG
- the ugpC gene encoding sn-glycerol-3-phosphate ABC transporter ATP-binding protein UgpC, which translates to MASLSLKNIKKVYAGNVTAVQDFNLEIADKEFIIFVGPSGCGKSTTLRMIAGLEEISEGELYIGDRLVNDVEPKDRDIAMVFQNYALYPHMTVYDNMAFGLKLRKTPKAEIDRRVQEAAKILGIEVLLDRRPKALSGGQRQRVAMGRAIVREPKVFLMDEPLSNLDAKLRVQMRIEISRLHQRLQTTIIYVTHDQVEAMTLGTRIVVMKDGIIQQVDTPSNLYDHPTNLFVAGFIGSPQMNFLDAKVSRTGDDITLLFGTNSILLKGKQAQSMIDGGYVDKEIVFGIRPEDIHEDQAYMDAHPEAVIDFDVNVVEMLGAELNVIGSVDAFDVTAKTDPRYKVESGQTVKMAFDLNRLHLFDKETEKVIEL; encoded by the coding sequence ATGGCAAGTTTATCTCTTAAGAACATCAAAAAAGTATATGCAGGAAATGTAACAGCAGTTCAAGACTTCAACCTTGAAATTGCAGACAAAGAATTTATCATCTTCGTTGGACCATCAGGATGTGGTAAATCTACGACACTTCGTATGATTGCTGGTCTTGAAGAAATCTCAGAAGGTGAATTATACATTGGCGATCGTTTAGTAAACGATGTAGAGCCAAAAGATCGTGATATTGCGATGGTTTTCCAAAACTATGCATTGTATCCACATATGACCGTATACGATAACATGGCATTTGGTCTTAAATTACGTAAGACTCCAAAAGCTGAAATTGATCGTCGTGTACAAGAAGCAGCTAAGATTCTTGGTATTGAAGTATTGCTTGATCGTCGACCAAAAGCATTATCTGGTGGACAACGTCAACGTGTTGCTATGGGTCGTGCGATTGTTCGTGAGCCAAAAGTATTCTTAATGGATGAGCCTTTATCAAACCTTGATGCTAAGCTTAGAGTTCAAATGCGTATTGAGATTTCTCGCTTACATCAAAGACTTCAAACAACAATTATCTATGTAACTCATGACCAGGTAGAGGCGATGACACTTGGAACAAGAATCGTTGTTATGAAAGATGGTATTATCCAACAAGTGGATACACCTTCAAACCTTTATGATCACCCAACAAACCTTTTCGTTGCTGGATTCATTGGTTCACCTCAAATGAACTTCTTGGATGCAAAAGTTTCAAGAACAGGTGATGATATCACTTTATTATTTGGAACAAACTCGATTTTATTAAAAGGAAAGCAAGCACAATCTATGATTGATGGTGGCTATGTAGATAAAGAAATCGTATTTGGTATCCGTCCAGAAGACATTCATGAAGATCAAGCTTATATGGATGCACATCCAGAAGCAGTTATTGATTTTGATGTTAACGTTGTCGAAATGTTAGGTGCTGAGCTTAATGTTATCGGTAGTGTAGATGCTTTTGATGTTACTGCTAAGACTGATCCACGATACAAAGTTGAATCAGGTCAAACAGTAAAAATGGCATTTGACCTTAATCGCTTACATTTATTCGACAAAGAGACAGAAAAAGTAATAGAATTGTAA
- the ftsE gene encoding cell division ATP-binding protein FtsE, with the protein MIRLENVSKTYPNGVKALDDVSFSIEKGEFVFIVGGSGSGKTSIIKSLMREIKVSSGQIYVEGVDITKLSNRKVPKLRRNLGVVFQDFRLLQNMSVYQNVAFALRVTETPTRIIRKTVPTLLSMVGLTHKAKMKPYQLSGGEQQRTALARALANNPPILIADEPTGNLDPKISWEIMRLLQDINMRGTTVVVVTHDREIVDAMKKRVITLKHGRVIKDIQRGDYGYEN; encoded by the coding sequence ATGATACGATTAGAAAATGTTTCAAAGACATATCCCAATGGCGTCAAAGCCCTTGACGATGTGTCATTTTCCATAGAAAAAGGAGAGTTTGTATTTATTGTCGGAGGAAGTGGCTCGGGAAAAACTTCGATAATCAAAAGCTTGATGCGTGAGATAAAAGTATCCTCCGGGCAGATATATGTTGAGGGTGTAGACATAACGAAACTAAGCAATCGAAAAGTTCCAAAGCTACGTCGTAATTTAGGTGTAGTTTTTCAGGATTTTCGATTGCTACAAAATATGTCTGTTTATCAAAATGTCGCATTTGCGCTGCGTGTAACAGAAACACCTACACGCATTATACGAAAAACCGTTCCGACATTACTATCTATGGTCGGACTAACGCACAAAGCAAAAATGAAACCTTATCAATTATCAGGTGGAGAACAGCAGAGAACAGCATTAGCTAGGGCTCTTGCAAATAATCCGCCTATTCTTATTGCAGATGAACCCACAGGTAACTTGGATCCAAAAATCTCCTGGGAAATCATGCGGTTGCTTCAAGACATTAACATGAGAGGAACGACAGTCGTTGTAGTAACTCATGATCGAGAAATCGTTGATGCAATGAAAAAACGTGTGATAACGTTAAAACATGGACGTGTAATTAAGGACATTCAAAGAGGAGACTATGGTTATGAGAATTAA
- the fabG gene encoding 3-oxoacyl-ACP reductase FabG: protein MNGLSLVLVTGASKGIGQAIAIRLANKDSLVVCISKSDQDGLLQTVHTIEEKGFKAYPILCDVSNYENVAKMFDEIHQLNHPIRILVNNAGVSHIKLFTETSYEDWQHVINTNLTSVYNMCSFVVPEMVRNHNGHILNISSIWGNDGASMEVAYSASKGGLNSFSKALAKELGPSNIRVNALACGVIDTGMNAFLSEQEHEALSASISMSRYGTPEEVAEFAYAIIRHGLYLNGQVITYDGGMQ from the coding sequence ATGAACGGTTTATCATTAGTTCTTGTCACCGGAGCTTCCAAAGGAATTGGTCAAGCCATTGCTATTCGACTTGCAAATAAAGACTCTCTTGTGGTTTGTATTTCAAAAAGCGACCAAGACGGACTGCTTCAAACAGTTCACACCATCGAGGAAAAGGGATTTAAAGCTTATCCTATATTATGTGACGTCTCAAACTATGAAAATGTTGCAAAAATGTTTGACGAAATTCACCAATTAAACCATCCCATACGTATTCTTGTAAATAATGCAGGCGTCAGCCATATCAAGTTATTCACAGAAACATCCTATGAAGATTGGCAACATGTTATAAATACAAACCTTACCTCTGTCTATAACATGTGTTCTTTTGTCGTTCCCGAAATGGTTCGCAATCATAATGGACACATTCTTAACATTAGCTCCATCTGGGGCAATGACGGAGCTTCAATGGAAGTCGCATATTCTGCCTCTAAGGGAGGTCTCAATAGTTTTTCAAAGGCTCTAGCTAAAGAACTTGGTCCTTCAAATATTCGTGTGAATGCTCTTGCGTGTGGCGTCATTGACACAGGCATGAATGCATTTTTATCTGAGCAAGAGCACGAAGCTCTAAGCGCTTCAATCTCTATGTCACGTTATGGAACACCAGAAGAAGTCGCTGAATTTGCATATGCTATTATTCGCCACGGCTTATATCTTAATGGGCAAGTCATTACCTATGATGGTGGCATGCAATAG
- a CDS encoding YitT family protein — MEIRIKRHPIIDYLLIIIGTTILAISINMFFDPLEMVTGGVTGLAIIIKAVTENLIEGGVPIYLTNLLINVPLFIIAVILKGKNFGVRSLFATFYLSFALLYTDGLQPLTFDNLLGGVFGGVLAGVGLGLVFSAFSTTGGTDLAASIIQHFAKHISVAQIMLFLDALIVLLGLYIFGPEKTMYAIISIYISMKVIDGILEGLHFSKAAFIISDFSEAISEQLMETLDRGVTGLSAEGKYTHNKKELLLCVVSKREIVTLKEIVRDIDKNAFVIVADVREVVGEGFVEYEVPKNEAIK; from the coding sequence ATGGAAATACGAATCAAGCGACACCCGATTATTGACTATTTACTTATTATCATTGGTACAACAATTTTAGCCATTTCGATTAACATGTTCTTTGATCCACTGGAGATGGTTACAGGAGGCGTTACCGGATTAGCAATTATTATTAAAGCGGTTACTGAGAACCTGATAGAAGGTGGGGTACCAATTTATCTGACAAACTTGCTAATTAACGTTCCGCTATTTATTATTGCAGTTATTTTAAAGGGGAAAAACTTTGGCGTACGAAGCCTGTTTGCAACATTTTATCTATCTTTTGCCTTGTTATATACGGATGGATTACAACCCTTGACCTTTGATAATTTGTTAGGAGGCGTCTTTGGAGGTGTGCTTGCAGGCGTAGGACTTGGACTTGTTTTTAGTGCTTTTTCGACAACAGGAGGTACAGATTTAGCGGCAAGTATTATTCAACACTTTGCTAAACATATTTCCGTAGCGCAGATTATGCTTTTTTTAGATGCGTTGATTGTACTTTTAGGATTGTATATTTTTGGACCCGAAAAGACGATGTATGCCATTATTTCTATATATATATCCATGAAAGTTATTGATGGCATATTGGAAGGACTCCATTTTTCCAAGGCGGCCTTTATTATTTCGGATTTTAGCGAAGCTATTTCTGAACAGCTAATGGAAACTTTGGATCGTGGCGTGACTGGACTCAGTGCGGAAGGAAAATATACGCACAATAAAAAGGAGCTTCTCTTGTGTGTTGTGTCTAAAAGAGAAATCGTAACCCTAAAAGAAATTGTTCGAGATATCGATAAAAATGCATTTGTTATTGTTGCAGACGTGCGAGAAGTGGTTGGAGAAGGGTTTGTGGAATATGAAGTCCCTAAAAATGAAGCGATAAAATAG
- the ftsX gene encoding permease-like cell division protein FtsX has translation MRIKTLWYCLIEGIKNLFKNRLMSLASILTIVASLFIVSIFYSITVNLNYTLDEFEHNIGIAIFFEENVTENEILTLKTQLEAREEVYEVTYVSEKQAWEDFKGDYFAGREDLLEGFDEDNPLVGSASLQVLFDDISKQDHLIRLLESESIVRHVKEAREVAAIVENFNDLVAYISLALIVILSIISLFIISNTIRLGIALRKREINVMRYIGAKSMMIRGPFIVEGALIGVIGAAIPLIAISNFYDRVIQSIMTQFYLLNDFLVFIPVEQLMVQLTPIMLISGAALGIIGSRFTIGRYLKV, from the coding sequence ATGAGAATTAAAACTCTATGGTATTGCTTGATAGAAGGCATAAAAAACCTTTTTAAGAATAGATTGATGTCACTTGCATCCATATTGACCATTGTAGCAAGCTTATTTATTGTTAGTATTTTTTACTCCATAACAGTAAATTTAAACTATACACTAGATGAATTTGAGCATAATATTGGAATTGCAATATTTTTTGAAGAAAATGTAACAGAAAACGAAATATTAACACTTAAGACCCAATTGGAAGCGCGTGAAGAAGTGTATGAAGTGACCTATGTTAGTGAAAAACAGGCATGGGAGGATTTCAAAGGAGACTATTTTGCAGGAAGAGAAGATTTACTTGAAGGATTTGATGAAGATAATCCATTGGTTGGATCGGCTTCTTTGCAGGTTCTGTTTGATGATATATCAAAGCAAGACCATCTTATTCGTCTCCTAGAATCGGAAAGCATTGTTCGACACGTTAAGGAAGCTAGAGAAGTGGCGGCTATAGTTGAGAACTTTAATGATTTGGTTGCATATATCAGCTTAGCGCTTATTGTCATCCTATCAATTATTTCGCTATTTATTATTTCAAACACGATTCGCTTAGGTATTGCTCTTAGAAAGCGCGAAATTAATGTTATGCGTTATATCGGAGCAAAGTCGATGATGATTCGTGGTCCTTTTATTGTTGAAGGGGCGCTTATTGGAGTCATAGGTGCGGCTATACCACTTATTGCGATATCCAATTTTTATGATCGAGTCATACAAAGTATTATGACGCAATTTTACCTTTTGAATGATTTTCTTGTATTTATTCCGGTAGAGCAATTGATGGTTCAATTAACGCCAATTATGCTTATATCAGGAGCTGCACTTGGGATTATTGGAAGTCGATTTACCATTGGAAGATATTTAAAGGTTTAA
- a CDS encoding helix-turn-helix domain-containing protein — protein sequence MISNQIIQNTIEGLKTITRIELSVMDPDGKILATTEEEKLGEYNYAVPDFINSQAESQLVQGYQFFKVFDDRTVEYVISAQGEAEDVYKIGKIASFQIQNLLVAYKERFDKDNFIKNLLLDNLLLVDIYNRSKKLHIETDVRRVSMIVETKFEKDTNALEIVRSIFPAKTKDFITAVDEKNIILVKELKETDTIEDIEKLARMIVDTLNAEAMSSVYVAIGTVVNDIKDVSRSYKEAKMALEVGKIFYTEAHVMAYENLGIGRLIYQLPIPLCKMFISEIFQGQSPDEFDDETLATINKFFENSLNVSETSRQLYIHRNTLVYRLDKLQKNTGLDLRTFEDAITFKIALMVVKYMRYMSQSDVY from the coding sequence ATGATTTCGAATCAAATAATTCAAAACACAATTGAAGGATTAAAAACAATTACTCGCATTGAACTTAGCGTTATGGATCCCGATGGAAAAATATTAGCAACAACAGAAGAAGAAAAACTAGGGGAATACAATTATGCAGTCCCTGATTTTATTAATTCACAAGCAGAGAGTCAACTTGTACAAGGCTATCAATTTTTCAAAGTATTTGATGACCGTACAGTGGAGTATGTTATTTCTGCCCAAGGTGAAGCAGAAGATGTATATAAAATCGGAAAGATAGCATCCTTCCAAATTCAAAATCTGTTGGTTGCTTACAAAGAACGTTTTGATAAGGACAACTTTATCAAAAACTTATTGTTAGATAATCTATTGCTTGTCGATATCTATAATCGTTCAAAAAAATTACACATTGAAACGGATGTACGTCGTGTATCAATGATCGTAGAAACCAAATTCGAAAAAGACACAAATGCTCTTGAAATCGTACGTAGTATTTTCCCAGCTAAAACGAAAGATTTTATTACAGCTGTGGATGAAAAAAATATTATTTTAGTTAAAGAGCTTAAAGAAACAGATACCATTGAAGATATTGAAAAATTGGCACGTATGATTGTAGATACATTAAATGCAGAGGCGATGAGCTCCGTTTATGTTGCTATTGGAACTGTGGTGAATGACATTAAAGATGTATCAAGATCCTACAAAGAAGCAAAGATGGCATTGGAAGTTGGAAAAATCTTCTATACAGAAGCACATGTTATGGCATATGAAAACCTAGGTATTGGACGACTAATTTATCAATTGCCAATTCCACTATGTAAAATGTTTATCAGTGAAATTTTCCAAGGACAATCACCGGATGAATTTGATGATGAAACACTGGCAACGATTAATAAATTTTTTGAAAACAGCTTAAATGTGTCGGAAACTTCAAGACAATTATATATCCATCGTAATACACTGGTATACCGCTTAGATAAACTTCAAAAAAACACAGGATTGGACTTAAGAACATTTGAAGACGCAATTACATTTAAAATTGCATTGATGGTTGTAAAATACATGCGTTATATGAGCCAGTCAGATGTATATTAA
- the argF gene encoding ornithine carbamoyltransferase, producing MNLKGRSLLTLKDYTSEEIEYLVDLAITLKKKKAMGIKGELLAGKNIALIFEKPSTRTRCAFTVGCVDEGGHPEYLGKNDIQLGHKESVEDTARVLGRLFDAIEFRGFSQKTVETLAAYSKVPVWNGLTDAYHPTQILADLMTIKENFGTFKGIKLTYIGDGRNNMGNSLMIGCAKVGIHFSIIAPAFLWPEKNLVEECQEYAKASGAKITIIDDVNEVKDSHIVYTDVWVSMGEEGKSKERVEQLRPYQVNANLMEKALPQAVAMHCLPAVKGYEITEEVFEKHSKIIFDEAENRMHTIKAVMVATCGNG from the coding sequence ATCAATTTAAAAGGACGAAGTTTATTAACGCTTAAGGATTATACGTCAGAAGAGATAGAGTATCTAGTCGATTTAGCAATTACGCTTAAGAAAAAGAAAGCAATGGGCATCAAGGGCGAATTGCTTGCAGGAAAGAATATTGCCCTTATCTTTGAAAAACCTTCAACACGTACACGATGCGCATTTACAGTAGGGTGTGTTGATGAAGGTGGACATCCGGAGTACTTGGGAAAAAATGACATTCAATTAGGTCATAAGGAATCAGTAGAAGATACAGCCCGTGTTTTAGGACGGTTATTTGACGCCATAGAGTTTAGAGGCTTTAGTCAAAAAACCGTAGAGACATTGGCTGCATACAGTAAAGTTCCTGTATGGAATGGACTGACAGATGCATATCATCCGACTCAGATTCTTGCCGATTTAATGACAATCAAAGAAAATTTTGGGACATTTAAAGGAATTAAACTGACGTATATAGGTGATGGACGCAACAATATGGGTAACTCCTTAATGATTGGATGTGCAAAAGTAGGTATTCATTTTTCCATCATCGCACCGGCGTTTTTGTGGCCGGAAAAGAACTTGGTGGAAGAATGTCAAGAGTATGCAAAAGCATCCGGAGCAAAGATAACGATTATTGATGATGTCAATGAAGTCAAGGACAGTCATATCGTCTATACCGATGTATGGGTTTCGATGGGCGAAGAAGGAAAAAGCAAAGAACGCGTTGAACAATTAAGACCTTATCAAGTGAATGCAAACTTAATGGAGAAAGCATTACCACAAGCAGTTGCCATGCATTGCCTTCCTGCAGTGAAAGGCTATGAAATTACGGAAGAAGTGTTCGAAAAGCATAGCAAAATAATTTTTGATGAAGCTGAAAACCGTATGCATACAATTAAGGCAGTGATGGTTGCAACATGTGGCAACGGCTAG
- a CDS encoding LCP family protein codes for MDKDLRELLMLSLTIAIIFFSSFLVVGTHKDNQQEIEETVQTDKGIEEVQVEEEEVEEESFHPDSFTGLLIGFDKSRGLTDVIMVGYFDATTSEFKVISVPRDLHIDFRKEPFKTIKENDPNNRIAYCKLGEVYYNLGKDHDALKQLKKIISVIVGLEIDYMATIDVGGFKEVVDAVGGVEFYVPQRMYYPDPLQDLYIDLQEGLQLLDGDKAEQLVRYRKYKMGDLQRIQVQQDFMVALYTKISQIRDFNKVAELVTIGYNIFDSDFGLAFVLDYAQYFFDMKDQDILSSENMVILPSYGEKINGIWYQMWSLEEHHEVVEELMNR; via the coding sequence ATGGATAAAGACTTACGAGAATTATTAATGTTATCGTTAACAATAGCGATTATATTTTTTAGTTCATTTTTAGTGGTAGGAACCCATAAAGACAATCAACAAGAGATAGAAGAGACAGTTCAAACGGATAAAGGCATTGAAGAAGTTCAAGTGGAAGAGGAAGAAGTTGAGGAGGAATCCTTTCATCCAGACTCGTTTACAGGGCTTTTAATAGGATTTGATAAGTCTCGAGGATTAACGGATGTTATTATGGTAGGATATTTTGATGCGACAACGAGTGAGTTTAAAGTTATCTCCGTTCCCCGTGACTTGCATATTGACTTTCGAAAAGAGCCGTTTAAGACGATTAAAGAAAATGATCCCAACAATCGAATTGCTTATTGTAAGTTAGGCGAAGTCTATTACAATCTAGGGAAAGATCATGATGCACTAAAGCAATTAAAAAAGATTATTAGTGTTATTGTAGGATTAGAAATAGATTATATGGCAACGATTGATGTCGGAGGATTTAAAGAAGTTGTTGATGCGGTTGGTGGGGTTGAGTTTTATGTTCCTCAGCGTATGTACTATCCTGACCCGCTACAAGATTTATATATTGATTTACAAGAAGGGTTACAGCTACTGGATGGGGACAAAGCAGAACAGCTGGTACGTTACCGAAAGTATAAAATGGGTGACTTGCAACGTATTCAAGTACAACAAGATTTTATGGTTGCCTTATATACGAAGATTAGTCAGATTAGAGACTTCAATAAGGTTGCTGAATTGGTAACTATCGGATATAATATATTTGACTCGGATTTCGGACTGGCCTTTGTATTAGACTATGCGCAGTATTTTTTCGACATGAAAGACCAGGATATATTATCTTCAGAGAATATGGTGATTTTACCATCCTATGGAGAAAAAATTAATGGAATTTGGTATCAGATGTGGTCATTAGAAGAGCATCATGAAGTAGTAGAAGAATTAATGAATCGATGA
- a CDS encoding peptidoglycan DD-metalloendopeptidase family protein produces the protein MGKKLIRQRFLLTLLLAVLIPVVALSVNARTSIEDLEQQKKETEQAIEDAKEEFAQKNAGIAERSYQILELEEETNRINNAIAKTNSEIATKEEEIGLTLEQLDLIREEQDVYYEQTKERIKVMYEFGSTEYLEVLLESKDTSDFFNRLEYLNKLVAYDQEMLEKIQEIEEEIKRHENQLTVEKIELEELQAENMVQKNDVEALRVKKEKEIVSIQEDKELILQEIQMMEKEQEERDKMIEELIKLYADSTILFGGDLDWPVPGWSRISSEFGPRIHPVHGYRSTHTGIDIPASYGTSVKAAGSGRVIFAGWGTAYGNFILIDHGVDPQKRHVVTQYAHNSELLVSEGDVVVRGETIAKVGSTGWSTGNHLHFGVQIGGEWVDPMKKASAN, from the coding sequence GTGGGCAAAAAATTAATACGTCAGCGGTTCTTATTAACTCTGCTTTTAGCGGTGTTGATTCCGGTTGTCGCTTTAAGCGTCAACGCAAGAACGTCAATTGAAGATTTAGAACAGCAAAAAAAAGAGACAGAACAAGCGATTGAAGATGCAAAAGAGGAATTTGCGCAAAAAAATGCAGGTATTGCAGAGCGCTCCTACCAGATTTTAGAGTTGGAGGAGGAAACGAACCGTATCAACAATGCGATTGCAAAGACAAATTCTGAGATTGCCACTAAGGAAGAAGAAATTGGTCTAACGCTTGAGCAGTTAGACTTAATCCGCGAAGAACAAGATGTATATTATGAGCAGACAAAAGAACGTATAAAGGTCATGTATGAATTTGGATCAACAGAGTATCTTGAGGTACTTCTAGAATCTAAAGATACCAGTGATTTTTTTAATCGTTTAGAATATTTGAATAAATTAGTAGCATATGATCAAGAAATGCTCGAAAAGATTCAAGAAATTGAAGAAGAAATTAAGCGTCATGAAAACCAGTTGACAGTTGAAAAAATTGAACTGGAAGAGCTGCAGGCTGAAAACATGGTTCAAAAAAATGATGTTGAGGCATTGCGCGTAAAAAAAGAAAAAGAAATTGTGTCTATTCAAGAAGATAAAGAACTTATCCTTCAAGAGATTCAAATGATGGAAAAAGAGCAAGAAGAACGCGATAAAATGATTGAAGAGCTGATAAAGCTATATGCAGATAGTACAATATTATTCGGTGGGGATCTGGACTGGCCTGTACCTGGATGGAGTCGTATCTCTTCAGAATTTGGTCCAAGAATACATCCCGTGCATGGATATCGAAGCACACATACGGGAATTGACATTCCGGCGTCCTATGGAACTTCAGTAAAAGCCGCAGGAAGCGGTCGTGTTATTTTTGCCGGTTGGGGAACAGCTTATGGTAACTTTATTTTGATTGACCACGGGGTAGACCCGCAAAAACGACATGTCGTTACCCAATATGCGCATAATTCCGAATTGTTGGTTTCAGAAGGAGATGTCGTTGTTCGCGGAGAGACCATTGCAAAGGTTGGTAGTACGGGATGGTCAACAGGGAACCATTTACACTTCGGTGTTCAAATCGGGGGCGAATGGGTGGACCCAATGAAAAAAGCATCAGCAAACTAA